A section of the Methanoregula formicica SMSP genome encodes:
- the nadA gene encoding quinolinate synthase NadA — translation MHPECRPEVIDLADPVASTSGVIRHVCTSVDPEFVIGTEVGILHRLKKECPDKQCYPLSDHAICRNMKKTDLAKVYAALIQNSSRITVPDSVAIKARAAIDRMLAI, via the coding sequence ATTCACCCGGAATGCAGACCGGAAGTGATTGACCTCGCGGATCCTGTTGCCAGTACATCGGGAGTCATCAGACATGTCTGTACTTCTGTTGATCCCGAGTTCGTCATCGGTACCGAAGTCGGGATCTTACACCGGCTCAAAAAAGAGTGCCCGGATAAACAGTGTTATCCCCTTTCGGACCACGCAATCTGCCGGAATATGAAAAAGACCGACCTCGCGAAGGTATATGCCGCGCTTATCCAAAACAGCTCCCGCATCACCGTCCCTGATAGTGTTGCCATAAAAGCGCGGGCGGCGATAGATCGGATGCTGGCAATCTGA
- a CDS encoding methanogenesis marker 8 protein, whose product MKSSSVSDEHIIEAIGRSRIVIRDGVIVEIGEAQVRKCPLAKRFAYPVPVITIDAVKANIEHRIKAFGMCTPDRDVIDTREFVGFGATELLSFASRAGLIDAAVLACDGAGTVIVKDPALIQGIGGRMSGLVSTSPIAKVIRRIEKHGGIVVDKKHASLDQFAGVEWAYDVGYTKVAVTVARPEVAVKIRIAFPDTLIFGVHVTGLTREEAESMVAAADLMTSCASGTVRDVAGAKALLQAGVSVPIFAITKRGKEIIIEKIRQTDEPVLIKPTKLPALDANQPDPLV is encoded by the coding sequence ATGAAATCATCTTCTGTTAGTGACGAACATATCATCGAGGCGATTGGCCGGTCCCGGATCGTTATCCGGGATGGTGTTATCGTGGAGATCGGCGAAGCACAGGTCAGGAAATGCCCGCTGGCAAAACGGTTTGCATACCCGGTGCCGGTGATTACCATAGATGCAGTGAAGGCAAACATCGAACACCGGATAAAGGCATTCGGCATGTGCACACCCGACCGTGATGTCATCGATACCCGCGAGTTCGTGGGATTCGGAGCAACAGAATTGCTCAGTTTCGCGTCTCGTGCGGGTCTGATCGATGCAGCAGTGCTGGCATGCGATGGTGCCGGAACAGTTATTGTGAAGGACCCTGCCCTGATCCAGGGTATCGGGGGAAGGATGTCGGGCCTTGTCTCGACGAGTCCGATCGCGAAGGTCATCCGGCGCATCGAGAAACATGGCGGTATAGTTGTGGATAAGAAGCATGCGTCGCTCGACCAGTTCGCCGGTGTGGAATGGGCATATGACGTGGGGTATACGAAGGTCGCCGTGACTGTTGCACGCCCCGAGGTGGCAGTGAAGATCCGGATTGCGTTCCCTGACACGCTCATCTTTGGTGTCCATGTCACCGGTCTCACCCGTGAAGAAGCTGAGTCAATGGTGGCCGCTGCAGACCTGATGACCTCCTGTGCATCCGGGACGGTGCGGGATGTTGCCGGGGCAAAGGCGTTGCTCCAGGCAGGTGTCTCGGTTCCGATCTTCGCTATCACGAAACGCGGAAAAGAGATCATCATCGAGAAGATACGGCAGACCGATGAACCGGTTCTGATAAAACCCACAAAACTCCCGGCCCTGGATGCAAACCAGCCTGACCCGCTGGTGTGA